A stretch of the Nosocomiicoccus ampullae genome encodes the following:
- the pfkA gene encoding 6-phosphofructokinase, translating to MKRIAVLTSGGDAPGMNAAVRSVVRSSINRGLEVYGISYGYLGLIRGDIKKMSLSDVGDIIQRGGTSLHSARCPEFKDESVQEIAVKILKEYHIEGLVVIGGDGTFRGATALENHGIKTIAIPATIDNDIPITESSIGFDSALNTVIEAVDRIRDTATSHERTFIIEVMGRDSGMLALYSGLGSGAESVLIPEEPYDFEKITSKIKRGMERGKAHSIILVAEGVMSAEECSKLLSKELDIETRISVLGHIQRGGRPSAKDRILASRFGHEAVTLLLNDYSGEMVYLKNNTISHVSYDTVLSEKKELDTSLIEIINELSI from the coding sequence GTGAAGCGTATTGCGGTATTAACAAGTGGTGGAGATGCACCAGGTATGAACGCAGCAGTCAGATCTGTTGTTCGTTCTAGTATAAATAGAGGTTTAGAAGTATATGGGATTTCTTACGGATATTTAGGGTTAATTCGTGGAGATATTAAAAAAATGTCATTATCTGACGTTGGTGATATTATTCAGCGCGGCGGAACGTCACTTCATTCTGCAAGATGTCCGGAATTTAAAGATGAATCTGTCCAAGAAATAGCGGTAAAAATCTTAAAAGAATATCACATTGAAGGATTAGTTGTGATCGGTGGAGATGGTACTTTTAGAGGAGCGACGGCATTAGAAAATCATGGTATTAAAACTATTGCGATTCCAGCGACAATTGATAATGATATACCGATTACAGAAAGTTCAATTGGGTTTGACTCTGCATTAAATACAGTGATTGAAGCGGTTGATAGAATTAGAGACACCGCTACGAGTCATGAACGTACATTTATTATCGAAGTAATGGGTAGAGATAGTGGAATGCTCGCATTATATAGTGGATTAGGAAGTGGTGCAGAATCTGTATTAATACCTGAAGAACCATATGATTTCGAAAAAATCACATCTAAAATTAAACGAGGTATGGAAAGAGGAAAAGCTCACTCAATTATTTTAGTAGCTGAAGGTGTTATGTCAGCAGAAGAATGTAGTAAACTATTAAGTAAAGAATTAGATATTGAGACGAGAATTAGTGTTCTCGGTCACATTCAACGAGGAGGTCGACCTTCGGCAAAAGATAGAATACTCGCGTCAAGATTTGGACACGAAGCAGTTACATTACTTTTAAATGACTATTCGGGTGAGATGGTTTACCTTAAAAATAATACGATTTCGCACGTATCATACGATACCGTGTTAAGTGAAAAAAAGGAATTAGATACTTCACTCATTGAAATTATAAATGAGTTATCTATATAG
- a CDS encoding acetyl-CoA carboxylase carboxyltransferase subunit alpha, with protein MSRNSEESIEQLEARRKELETYEQKNNIDLSDDINKIKAKINKKSTQLSPWEQVELARTLERPTTLEYIENIFDDFIEFFGDRVYGDDKAIVGGIASINNQAVTVVGHQRGMTTKENIKRNFGMPHPEGYRKALRLMEQAEKFNRPIITFIDTKGAYPGKEAEERGQSEAIAKNLVEMAGLNVPIISIVIGEGGSGGALGLGVCDRLYMLENSTYSVISPEGAASILFKDGSLKAEAAKSLKLTASDLYDLNVADKVIKEPIGGAHIDKEAVFKDTKETILNGLDELSQFNEDVLIDSRFEKYMNIGDFKIEEK; from the coding sequence ATGTCACGAAATTCTGAAGAAAGTATTGAACAGTTAGAAGCACGACGAAAAGAATTAGAAACTTATGAACAAAAAAACAATATCGATTTAAGTGATGATATTAATAAGATAAAAGCAAAAATAAATAAAAAAAGCACTCAACTTAGTCCTTGGGAGCAAGTAGAACTTGCGAGAACTTTAGAGCGTCCGACAACTTTAGAATATATTGAGAATATTTTCGATGACTTTATCGAGTTTTTTGGTGACCGAGTATACGGTGACGATAAAGCAATTGTCGGTGGTATTGCGAGTATTAACAATCAAGCGGTAACGGTCGTTGGTCATCAGCGCGGGATGACGACAAAAGAAAATATTAAACGTAATTTCGGTATGCCACATCCAGAAGGATATAGAAAAGCACTACGTTTAATGGAACAAGCTGAAAAGTTTAACCGACCGATTATTACTTTTATCGATACAAAAGGCGCCTATCCTGGTAAAGAAGCTGAAGAACGTGGACAAAGTGAAGCGATTGCTAAAAACCTAGTTGAGATGGCAGGTTTAAATGTACCGATTATTTCAATAGTCATTGGAGAAGGTGGATCTGGCGGTGCACTTGGATTAGGTGTTTGTGACCGTCTATATATGTTAGAGAATAGTACATATTCAGTGATATCTCCTGAAGGTGCAGCGAGTATACTATTTAAAGATGGATCGTTAAAAGCAGAAGCAGCAAAATCATTAAAATTAACCGCTTCAGACTTATATGATTTAAATGTTGCAGATAAAGTAATTAAAGAGCCGATTGGTGGCGCGCATATCGATAAAGAGGCTGTGTTTAAAGATACTAAAGAAACAATCTTAAACGGTTTAGATGAATTATCTCAATTCAATGAAGATGTTCTGATAGATTCACGTTTTGAAAAATATATGAATATCGGTGATTTTAAAATCGAAGAAAAATAA
- the accD gene encoding acetyl-CoA carboxylase, carboxyltransferase subunit beta, whose translation MLKDLFYKLNKKTNEPTKKGTYKDSEPVMTKCPNCKNLLFTKELIRNVHVCPKCDYHFPVTSDERLDALLDKDSKQLLFTNITSKNPLNFPNYVSKLENDKRKTGLNEALRVAHGKIDGKEVVVAVMDTRVRMGSMGSAVGEMLAQAFNYATDRNLPVVVFTASGGARMQEGILSLMQMAKVSVAVKRHSNKGLLYVSYMTHPTTGGVSASFASVGDINLAESGALIGFAGRRVIEETIKEKLPDDFQTAEFLIDHGQLDKVVNRTEMRSLLAQILRLHE comes from the coding sequence ATGTTAAAAGATCTATTTTATAAGTTAAATAAAAAGACGAATGAGCCGACCAAAAAGGGGACTTATAAAGACTCAGAGCCGGTGATGACAAAATGTCCAAACTGTAAAAATTTACTTTTTACTAAAGAATTAATTCGAAACGTCCATGTGTGTCCGAAATGTGATTATCATTTTCCAGTCACAAGTGACGAGAGACTCGATGCGTTACTCGATAAAGACAGTAAGCAACTACTATTTACAAATATCACTTCTAAAAATCCATTAAACTTTCCTAATTATGTTTCAAAATTAGAAAATGATAAAAGAAAAACAGGTTTAAATGAAGCGCTTCGTGTCGCACACGGTAAAATTGACGGTAAAGAAGTCGTCGTTGCGGTCATGGATACGAGAGTTCGTATGGGGAGTATGGGAAGTGCAGTCGGTGAAATGCTCGCACAAGCATTTAATTATGCGACTGATCGAAATTTACCAGTTGTTGTATTTACAGCGAGTGGTGGTGCAAGAATGCAAGAAGGTATTTTATCGTTAATGCAAATGGCAAAAGTATCTGTTGCAGTGAAACGTCACTCAAATAAAGGATTATTATATGTTTCATATATGACGCATCCAACAACTGGTGGTGTTAGTGCATCATTTGCTTCAGTTGGCGATATTAACTTAGCAGAAAGTGGAGCACTCATCGGGTTTGCAGGTCGTAGAGTTATTGAAGAAACGATTAAAGAAAAACTACCGGATGATTTCCAAACTGCAGAATTTTTAATCGACCATGGTCAGTTGGATAAAGTTGTTAACCGAACTGAAATGAGATCACTACTCGCACAAATCTTACGTTTACACGAATAG
- a CDS encoding FadR/GntR family transcriptional regulator codes for MNNKTRFEYILIELEKIIRENNIKPGDRLPSERYLKDKLNVSRQSVREALRALEMLGVVHVKIGEGTYLADFKDHRLFDIIGQFLIKTDEQREELKEINRVFEDYVKREYHGNKNVQEQDNKILRAIYTIIKKYTD; via the coding sequence ATGAATAATAAAACAAGATTTGAATATATTTTAATTGAGCTAGAAAAAATTATTCGCGAAAATAACATTAAACCTGGTGATCGTCTTCCAAGTGAACGTTATCTAAAAGATAAACTAAACGTTTCAAGACAGAGTGTTCGAGAAGCACTCCGTGCTTTAGAAATGCTCGGTGTTGTTCACGTAAAAATTGGTGAAGGCACGTATCTTGCTGATTTTAAAGATCACCGCTTATTTGATATTATCGGACAATTTTTAATTAAAACAGACGAACAGCGTGAGGAATTAAAAGAAATTAATCGGGTATTTGAAGATTATGTTAAAAGGGAATATCACGGCAATAAAAATGTTCAAGAACAGGATAATAAAATTCTTCGTGCGATATACACAATTATTAAAAAATATACCGATTAA
- the dnaE gene encoding DNA polymerase III subunit alpha, which produces MINLNVHSSYEFLNSNIQIDPLLYILKEDKQTSVAITDFNYMHGAYEFIEKAQKENIKPIVGLEVEIESNFENANVVLYAKNLDGFHFLSKLSSRISYKQIDTTPLSFLKDTTGCIAVLKNEDGIGILNEINIPREDKYVSHKLNHDTYKRAYISESYYYKQLDAPVKTILNAIQKNEKINLDYLNESEGTSHVKLREEVKEFEGFLEVNKEIVSKCEMYIPKVEFTLPKFTNDSSEELLKEELKNALNKKIKNITSNYTNRLNKEYTTIVEMGYADYFLIVSDLVRYSKNNDIYVGPGRGSSGASLVAYLLDITDIDPIEYDLLFERFLNKERVTMPDIDIDFASVDRPKVLKYLQDKYGEMHVANILTYNNMTAKSAAREIGRIFNFTDSELREVSNIIDENNMNLEDAFNSQRFNHLIEIHPKYKSLKKYALKIENLPRNTSIHASGVLLGRNPLNEEIPIMFTSDGISSQWPMADCEKVGLLKIDVLSLQTLSLIRYMSTRIKHKNPGFDVNNIPLNDEKTFKLLSSGLTAGIFQLESEGITRVIERYKPNSLLDLALVLAMYRPGPMEQIDHIIHIKHANAPIQYPHDDLKDILKDTYGVMIFQEQIMQTTRKIAGFTLQEADITRRAMSKKNREELMNEKTKFIQGALKNNYDQNVSEILFNLILKFADYGFPKSHALVYSIITYRMAYIKAHYPKEFYSVMLLEHKTKPDKLERTLQELKLLNIKLVKPSIHKSLYQNTSEGNGIRLGFSMLKSISKELADKIIEARQEQPFEDIYEFISRLNEFGIRLTEKQVNALILSGSLDEFNRSRKSLLQESKKALDAVKDGVNQINLIDMVLGLTPVRSEADVEELSQTEKINGEKEVLGFFISEHPIILKHQDIQYVPFHLLSNKNKREQGIFLVYILEVRQIRTKKNEDMAYVKITDGHTETDAVLFPKNYIINLSKLQQNMLVIDGVMDEYKNNKQLIINRLYMVDDFVRDYIKHTKYVVVRNHETKDLTHILTHNGIPVIDMKKNRLGFINYSQLEYLFDALGKENVRLIH; this is translated from the coding sequence ATGATCAATTTAAATGTGCATAGTAGTTACGAGTTTCTAAACAGCAATATTCAAATTGATCCACTTCTATATATTTTAAAAGAAGATAAGCAAACAAGTGTTGCGATAACAGACTTTAACTATATGCACGGGGCATATGAGTTTATCGAAAAAGCACAAAAAGAGAACATTAAACCAATCGTCGGTCTAGAAGTTGAAATTGAATCAAACTTTGAAAATGCGAACGTAGTTTTATATGCTAAAAACTTAGATGGCTTTCACTTTTTATCAAAATTATCTTCTCGAATTAGCTATAAACAAATAGACACGACACCATTATCATTTTTAAAAGATACCACGGGTTGTATCGCCGTATTAAAAAATGAAGATGGAATTGGTATCTTGAATGAAATTAATATCCCTAGAGAAGATAAATACGTTTCTCACAAATTAAATCACGATACGTATAAACGTGCATATATTTCTGAGAGTTATTACTATAAACAATTAGACGCGCCAGTAAAAACTATTTTAAATGCGATTCAAAAAAATGAAAAAATAAATTTAGACTATTTAAACGAATCAGAAGGTACATCTCACGTTAAGTTAAGAGAAGAAGTCAAAGAATTTGAAGGCTTTTTAGAAGTAAATAAAGAAATCGTCAGTAAATGCGAAATGTATATCCCAAAAGTTGAATTTACACTTCCAAAATTTACAAACGATTCGAGTGAGGAATTATTAAAAGAAGAATTAAAGAATGCGTTAAATAAAAAAATCAAAAATATCACGTCTAACTATACAAATCGTTTAAATAAAGAATATACGACGATTGTAGAAATGGGATATGCGGATTATTTTTTAATTGTTTCAGACCTCGTAAGATATTCAAAAAATAACGATATTTACGTCGGCCCAGGTCGCGGGTCGTCTGGAGCAAGTTTAGTTGCGTATTTACTCGATATTACTGATATCGATCCAATTGAATATGATTTACTTTTTGAAAGATTTTTAAATAAAGAACGCGTAACAATGCCAGATATTGATATTGACTTTGCGTCAGTAGATCGTCCGAAAGTACTCAAATATTTACAAGATAAATACGGTGAGATGCATGTAGCGAATATATTAACTTACAACAATATGACTGCTAAAAGTGCAGCACGAGAAATCGGAAGAATTTTTAATTTTACAGATAGTGAATTAAGAGAAGTTTCTAATATTATTGATGAAAACAATATGAATTTAGAAGATGCTTTTAATTCTCAGAGGTTTAACCATTTAATCGAAATTCACCCAAAATACAAGTCACTAAAGAAGTACGCATTAAAAATTGAAAACTTACCAAGAAATACGTCTATTCATGCAAGTGGTGTGTTACTTGGTAGAAATCCTTTAAATGAAGAAATACCGATTATGTTTACTAGTGATGGGATTAGTAGTCAGTGGCCGATGGCTGATTGTGAAAAAGTTGGGTTACTAAAAATCGATGTCTTGAGTTTACAAACACTGTCGCTAATTCGTTATATGAGTACACGTATTAAACATAAAAATCCAGGGTTTGATGTAAATAATATCCCGTTAAATGATGAAAAAACATTTAAGTTATTATCTTCTGGGTTAACAGCAGGGATTTTTCAGTTAGAATCTGAAGGTATTACGAGAGTGATTGAAAGATATAAACCGAATAGTTTGTTAGATCTTGCGCTCGTTTTAGCAATGTATCGTCCAGGACCAATGGAACAAATTGATCATATTATTCATATTAAACATGCTAATGCACCTATCCAATACCCACATGATGATTTAAAAGACATATTAAAAGATACGTATGGAGTCATGATCTTCCAAGAGCAAATTATGCAAACGACGCGTAAAATCGCTGGTTTCACGCTGCAAGAAGCGGATATTACTCGGCGTGCGATGTCAAAAAAGAACCGAGAAGAACTCATGAACGAAAAAACAAAATTCATCCAAGGTGCATTAAAAAATAATTACGATCAAAATGTGAGTGAAATACTTTTTAACTTAATTTTAAAGTTCGCAGACTATGGATTCCCAAAAAGTCATGCGTTAGTTTACTCAATTATTACGTATCGTATGGCATATATTAAAGCACATTACCCGAAAGAATTTTACTCGGTGATGTTACTCGAGCATAAAACAAAACCAGATAAATTAGAACGTACATTACAAGAATTAAAATTATTAAACATTAAATTGGTTAAACCTAGCATTCACAAGTCACTGTATCAAAATACAAGTGAAGGGAACGGAATTCGACTTGGTTTTTCAATGTTAAAAAGTATTTCAAAAGAATTAGCCGATAAGATTATAGAAGCACGTCAAGAACAGCCATTTGAAGATATTTATGAATTCATCTCACGGTTAAATGAATTCGGCATTCGTTTAACAGAAAAACAGGTTAATGCACTCATTTTATCTGGAAGTTTAGATGAGTTTAATCGTTCGAGAAAGTCACTTTTACAAGAATCTAAAAAAGCGTTAGATGCAGTCAAAGATGGAGTGAACCAAATTAATTTAATCGACATGGTTCTCGGGTTAACCCCCGTTCGATCTGAAGCAGATGTTGAAGAACTATCTCAAACTGAAAAAATTAATGGAGAAAAGGAAGTATTAGGATTCTTTATATCTGAACACCCGATAATTTTAAAACATCAAGATATACAGTACGTTCCTTTTCATTTACTCAGTAATAAAAACAAACGTGAACAAGGGATATTTCTCGTTTATATATTAGAAGTTCGTCAAATTCGTACGAAAAAAAATGAAGATATGGCTTACGTTAAAATTACAGATGGTCATACAGAGACGGATGCTGTGTTGTTTCCAAAAAATTATATTATAAACTTATCTAAACTCCAGCAAAATATGCTTGTTATTGATGGTGTGATGGATGAATATAAAAATAATAAACAACTTATTATCAATCGATTATATATGGTGGATGATTTTGTGAGAGATTATATTAAACATACTAAATATGTTGTTGTTCGTAATCATGAAACGAAAGATTTAACACATATACTCACTCATAATGGAATTCCTGTAATTGATATGAAAAAAAATCGCCTCGGATTTATAAATTACTCACAATTAGAATATTTATTTGATGCACTTGGGAAAGAGAATGTGCGCTTAATTCATTGA
- a CDS encoding DHH family phosphoesterase has product MFNQFLEQLRSLNEYKDNVFKQIEAAESIVILRHIRPDPDALGSQLSLKQYLKNKYPEKEIRALGVYENELKFMGELDDGEITEKDLVIVLDTANVERIDYDGDFTVGKGVIKIDHHPNIEPYGDINIVEPSVSSTSELIYILLSLVDSHSIDKTVRSLVYLGIIGDTGRFLYNSHPSTYEVMSDIARGEVDTNGLLMKLYKKSLEDFKFSGFLINNFNLTDKGVLSVYVSEKDREDYGVDETAAALQVNLFRDVEDVKVWFMALESGDEIRVRLRSKDVEINDVAAHFGGGGHPHASGIRFRRKEDLNKLIEKLEEKL; this is encoded by the coding sequence ATGTTTAATCAATTTTTAGAACAACTACGATCATTAAATGAATATAAAGATAATGTATTTAAACAGATCGAGGCCGCTGAGTCCATTGTTATTTTAAGACATATTCGACCGGACCCTGACGCTTTAGGTTCTCAATTATCATTAAAACAATATTTAAAAAATAAATATCCTGAAAAAGAAATCCGTGCGCTAGGTGTTTATGAAAACGAACTTAAATTTATGGGTGAATTAGATGATGGCGAAATTACTGAAAAAGATCTCGTCATTGTTTTAGACACAGCGAATGTTGAAAGAATCGATTATGACGGTGACTTTACAGTTGGTAAAGGTGTTATTAAAATCGATCACCATCCAAATATCGAACCATATGGTGACATTAATATTGTTGAACCGTCAGTCTCTTCAACGAGTGAGTTAATTTATATTCTTTTATCACTTGTAGATAGTCATTCAATCGATAAAACAGTACGCTCACTCGTTTATTTAGGGATTATTGGAGACACGGGACGATTTTTATATAACTCACATCCATCAACATATGAAGTGATGAGTGACATTGCAAGAGGAGAAGTCGATACAAATGGACTTCTTATGAAATTATACAAAAAATCATTAGAGGATTTTAAGTTCTCAGGATTTTTAATTAACAACTTTAACTTAACTGATAAAGGCGTTTTAAGCGTGTATGTGTCTGAAAAAGACCGCGAAGATTACGGAGTAGATGAAACAGCTGCCGCATTACAAGTGAACTTATTTAGAGACGTTGAAGACGTCAAGGTTTGGTTTATGGCATTAGAATCTGGTGATGAAATTAGAGTAAGATTACGTTCAAAAGATGTTGAGATTAATGACGTTGCTGCACATTTCGGTGGGGGTGGACACCCGCATGCGAGTGGAATTAGATTTAGAAGAAAAGAAGATTTAAACAAGTTAATCGAAAAATTAGAAGAAAAATTATAA
- a CDS encoding YtpI family protein yields the protein MSTGFQLLITTLVTALIVSFFVFLFYKVLQIRTKRDVRKAYYNAMARFWFGIFLIVFGMNSIIQFQTVVTYLVGGIFITFGIINVTHFNKARKYFKQNLPIEDEAYEKTKQ from the coding sequence ATGAGTACAGGTTTTCAGTTATTAATCACTACTCTAGTTACTGCATTAATTGTAAGTTTCTTTGTATTTTTATTTTATAAAGTGCTTCAAATACGTACTAAAAGAGACGTAAGAAAGGCATATTATAATGCGATGGCTAGATTTTGGTTTGGTATATTTTTAATTGTATTTGGTATGAATTCCATCATACAATTTCAAACAGTCGTGACGTATTTAGTTGGCGGAATTTTTATCACTTTTGGTATTATTAACGTCACTCATTTCAACAAAGCGCGTAAATACTTTAAACAAAATTTACCGATTGAAGATGAAGCATACGAAAAAACTAAACAATAA
- a CDS encoding phosphoribosylaminoimidazolesuccinocarboxamide synthase encodes MERIYAGKTKDVFKDDNGEIVLYFKDDMTGKDGVFDPGENQVGLTVEGSGRAGLEMTSHFFKTLEANNIPTHYLSSDLDKKEMRVKEIENFGDGLEVICRYVAVGSYYRRYGKYIENGTVLNSPIVEFTLKDDDRQDPVASKETLDILGLLTNDEYDKIEQLTIQISNIIKEELLKKDLELYDIKLEFGKDKETGDILLIDEISGGNMRVYKGEDNIHPLDIGKYLFN; translated from the coding sequence ATGGAACGTATTTATGCTGGTAAAACAAAAGATGTGTTTAAAGATGATAACGGTGAAATCGTCCTTTACTTTAAAGATGATATGACTGGTAAAGATGGTGTATTTGATCCGGGTGAAAACCAAGTCGGCCTCACAGTCGAAGGATCTGGACGTGCAGGATTAGAAATGACATCTCATTTCTTTAAAACTTTAGAAGCCAACAACATTCCAACACATTATCTTTCAAGCGATTTAGATAAAAAAGAAATGCGCGTAAAAGAAATTGAGAATTTCGGTGACGGCTTAGAGGTTATTTGTCGCTACGTTGCAGTTGGAAGCTATTATAGAAGATACGGTAAATACATAGAAAACGGCACAGTATTAAACTCACCAATCGTAGAATTTACATTAAAAGATGACGATCGACAAGATCCAGTCGCTTCAAAAGAAACGTTAGACATTTTAGGACTACTAACAAACGACGAGTACGACAAAATTGAACAACTTACAATTCAAATTTCAAATATCATTAAAGAAGAACTACTAAAAAAAGACTTAGAACTTTATGATATTAAGCTTGAATTCGGTAAAGATAAAGAAACTGGCGACATTTTATTAATCGATGAAATTTCAGGTGGAAACATGCGCGTGTATAAAGGCGAAGACAACATCCACCCACTCGACATTGGTAAATATTTATTTAATTAA
- a CDS encoding metal-dependent hydrolase: protein MTQVTYHGHSIVQFEHDGVKGIFDPYITGNELTDLKVEDVKVDYILLTHAHNDHVGDTVEIAKNNDATVIAPVELAGYLETQGLNTVGMNIGGAKEYDNFKVKYVQAFHSSSFTDDDGNVHYGGMPTGIILTLGDKKIYHVGDTAIFSDLKLISELNGEFDVAFVPIGDHFTMGISDAIHATDQLIQPRVVVPVHYNTFPPIKQDPENFKQALETECQILKPGEAVDFK from the coding sequence ATGACACAAGTAACTTATCATGGACATTCTATCGTTCAATTTGAACATGACGGTGTTAAAGGGATTTTTGACCCGTATATTACCGGGAATGAGTTAACAGATTTAAAAGTAGAAGATGTTAAAGTAGATTATATTTTACTCACACACGCACATAATGACCACGTTGGAGATACTGTTGAAATTGCTAAAAATAATGACGCGACAGTCATTGCACCAGTTGAATTAGCAGGATATTTAGAAACTCAAGGCTTAAACACGGTCGGTATGAATATCGGCGGGGCAAAAGAGTACGATAATTTTAAAGTGAAATATGTTCAAGCGTTTCACTCATCAAGCTTTACAGATGATGATGGTAACGTTCATTACGGTGGTATGCCAACAGGTATTATATTAACACTCGGCGATAAAAAGATTTACCATGTCGGAGATACAGCAATCTTTAGTGACTTAAAACTTATCAGTGAGCTTAACGGAGAGTTTGATGTTGCATTTGTACCGATTGGTGACCACTTTACGATGGGAATTAGTGACGCGATTCATGCTACTGACCAACTAATTCAACCGCGAGTCGTAGTACCAGTCCATTACAATACGTTCCCACCAATTAAGCAAGATCCTGAAAACTTTAAACAAGCACTTGAAACAGAGTGCCAGATTTTAAAACCTGGTGAAGCGGTAGATTTTAAATAA
- the ald gene encoding alanine dehydrogenase, giving the protein MIIGVPKETKNNENRVGLTPDAAYAFVQAGHEVLIEKDAGLGSFFSNEEYEEKGAKIVDSASEAWDVDMVVKVKEPLEPEFDLFKENQIIFTYFHLAPEVELTKALIDKKVTAIAYETIVDQYGGLPLLQPMSEVAGRMATQVAVENLVAIKGGRGILLSGVPGVDRGKVTIIGGGNAGTNAAKIAVGLGAKVTILDLNPHRLRELDELFGDQVQTLMSTPMNIKKEVESSDVVIGSVLIPGAKAPVLVTEEMIKNMGDGSVVVDIAIDQGGNFETSDRITTHDDPTYVKHGVIHYTVANMPGAVPRTSTIALTNSTLQYGLQIANLGPEEAAKRNAGLKEGFNVYQGHVTYKAVAEAQDLEYVEIDSLI; this is encoded by the coding sequence ATGATTATTGGAGTACCAAAGGAAACTAAAAACAACGAAAATCGTGTCGGACTAACACCAGATGCTGCGTATGCATTTGTTCAAGCAGGTCACGAAGTGCTTATTGAGAAAGATGCGGGACTTGGATCATTTTTCTCTAACGAAGAATATGAAGAAAAAGGCGCAAAAATCGTAGACTCTGCAAGTGAAGCATGGGACGTTGACATGGTGGTTAAAGTTAAAGAACCACTTGAACCGGAATTTGATTTGTTCAAAGAAAATCAAATTATCTTTACGTACTTCCACTTAGCACCAGAAGTAGAATTAACGAAAGCGTTAATTGACAAAAAAGTAACAGCAATCGCTTATGAAACAATTGTCGATCAATACGGTGGATTACCATTATTACAACCGATGAGTGAAGTTGCGGGACGTATGGCAACACAAGTTGCGGTTGAGAACCTAGTTGCGATTAAAGGTGGACGCGGTATTTTACTTTCAGGTGTCCCTGGAGTTGACCGTGGTAAAGTAACAATTATCGGTGGAGGTAACGCAGGTACGAACGCAGCTAAAATTGCAGTTGGACTCGGAGCGAAAGTTACAATTCTAGACCTAAACCCACACCGTTTAAGAGAGTTAGATGAGTTATTTGGAGACCAAGTTCAAACGTTAATGTCTACACCAATGAATATCAAAAAAGAAGTCGAATCAAGTGATGTTGTTATTGGTTCGGTATTAATTCCAGGTGCAAAAGCACCAGTGTTAGTCACTGAAGAAATGATTAAAAATATGGGTGACGGATCAGTGGTTGTCGATATTGCAATTGACCAAGGTGGTAACTTTGAAACATCTGACCGCATCACAACACATGATGACCCAACGTATGTGAAACATGGTGTAATTCACTACACTGTAGCGAACATGCCAGGTGCAGTGCCAAGAACTTCTACAATTGCTTTAACAAACTCAACATTACAATATGGACTTCAAATCGCAAACTTAGGTCCAGAAGAAGCAGCAAAACGTAACGCAGGACTTAAAGAAGGATTTAACGTCTATCAAGGTCACGTGACATATAAAGCAGTTGCAGAAGCACAAGATTTAGAATACGTTGAAATTGATTCATTAATCTAA
- a CDS encoding universal stress protein, whose product MKNYQNILIAVDGSHEAEWAFEKAVNLAKQSNARLIVTNVIDTRSYASVEAYDRTISTRAKNFADKLLEGYKNKAISDGVEDVVKLIEYGSPKSVIPKKIVKDTNADLIVVGSTGLNAVERFIIGSVSEAIVRHASCDVLVVRTETLPDDFEPTVATDELVQEHRN is encoded by the coding sequence ATGAAAAATTACCAAAACATTTTAATCGCAGTCGACGGTTCTCATGAAGCAGAATGGGCATTTGAAAAAGCGGTGAACTTAGCAAAACAATCTAACGCGCGTCTTATTGTAACTAACGTAATCGATACAAGAAGTTATGCTTCTGTTGAAGCTTATGATCGTACAATTTCAACACGTGCAAAAAACTTTGCTGACAAGCTTTTAGAAGGCTACAAAAATAAAGCGATTTCTGATGGTGTTGAAGACGTTGTTAAACTCATCGAGTACGGTTCTCCTAAATCAGTAATTCCTAAAAAAATCGTTAAAGATACGAATGCTGACTTAATCGTTGTTGGTTCTACAGGTTTAAACGCCGTTGAACGTTTCATTATTGGATCAGTATCTGAAGCTATTGTACGTCATGCTTCATGTGACGTTTTAGTCGTTAGAACTGAAACATTACCTGATGACTTTGAACCAACAGTTGCAACTGATGAATTAGTACAAGAACACAGAAACTAA